The DNA sequence TGAATGCACGAACAAAATAACGAGTTTATGTGACAACGTGGCAAATCAAAATTTAATGTAGAATGTAGACcgagaaaaaagcaaaagtCTACTTTAGTTATTTTCTGTATTATTCTCGCTTGAATCTCTACGGTAAATTGCCTAAAATCCAAAAGATCACGAAGAAGTGTCCCAACTGCAAAATTCATGGTTTGTTGCTCAAAGATGCTTTCAGAACGTCTTTCAGAAGTTATTAGTATCTGCACTTTATTCATTCTTTGTTGTCGAACATACGATATTATTTTATTCGTTCTTTTTAGCTCACATTTTATGTGTAGGTTAAAGAATTATAGTTATTACCTGTACCATAGAACGCGTTTCATTGAACACATTTTACAGAGTTTTTTAACGCCGGCATCGCAAGTGGAGGTTGGGTGCCCAAGGGCCAGGGGCCTGCAACCGCAATTACTCCCCAAGGCGGACGAACACCCACAggcctaccaaccggcaactcAGCCACGAGCCCCTtcgcgcccagccccccccaccccccccccccccacccaaggCACCTATGGCACTGAGGCTAGAAGCCCAGTGgaagtaaaataaacaaacccccgaaacgaagaaaaaaaaacgaaagaaaaaccaGGACGAAGGGGAAGATCATGAACCAAGAAAgtggagggagggaggggaacCAGTACAACGCAAACACAACGTTTAAATATGATGTAATAGTATTTAACGCCCGCGTCGCAAGTGGAGGTTGGGTGCCCAGGGGCCAGTGGGATGCAACCGCAATTACACCCCAATGCGGAAGAACACCCACAGGCCTATAAACCCGCAACCCAGCCacgagcccccccccccccccccctgcaccAAGCCGAACGGACCTCCGGGTAGGAAACCCGGCGCAACCAATCAGGCTACAGAGCCCCAGGCCCCGAGGGCTCAAACCTGAGGCACCAAGCCCCACGGCAGCCCTAAAGGCAGTGGAGGTACCGCTATGCAACCAGCTGTCTGGACACATGGACGATGGAGCTAACGGGAGTGCGAATATAAATCTGGTAGGCATCACTAGACCACCGGCCTAGAGTCTTGATCAGGCGATCCGCAACTCTCCGGTCAGCAGCTGTAGCTGCTGCCCCAATACGGAAGCTATGGCCTGAATAGGAGCCAGTATAACCAGCTGTGTGCAAGATAGACTGAACCATGGATGAAAACTGTTGCCGTGTAAGAGGATGACCGTCATTAAAAGTAAAGAGAGGACCCTCAAAAGAGCCACGAAGAGCCAAGCAGTCACCGAAGGTACGGATGTGACACACCGAGCCCTCACCAGGGCCCACATGTATATCACCGCCCATGCAAAACGGATCAGTCTTCGAGCAGTTGATATGAGCTTTAAAACAAGTAGGATTCACCAGTGAGTCAGCTTGCAATTCACCAACAGTCCTATGGATACTAGGCTGAAATGCAGAGTTCACCGTCAACTCCCCAGCTTGGAAGAAACCGAAGAAACGCAATGCCGCCCACAGTATCACGGTCTCTCCTGGAGAAGTCCTGTCCACGTTGAATCGCCCGCAGATGATCCAGGGTGAAAGGGAGGCGACGGGATGATACTGGACCTTAAACCCGCTTCATTCCCCTGAGCAAACGCGGCAAGCGGAGGCAGTTGACCAAAGGTTCCGACAAGCCGTGGTCAATGAGAAGGGAACGTACTGTTGACAAGTATACTTTAATGGATGCGTGGGTCAAGTTGTCGGCCAAGAGTGAAGCAAAGCGCATCAAAGTCTCCTCATCAGCAAGCGGGAGGGAAGGAGCCATCGCTATTAAGGCAACCATCCCGGCGGCAAAAGTCAATATAGCGAGGTTGAGCAGAGAGATAAACACGCCGGGTGGAAGGCGCGAGTCCTTGGCAGAGCAGGAACTGACACCTCTGGGTCAAGACGTCTGAAGTGCGGCCAGAAAGGACTAGGGAATCACACAGGGGGTCAGGTCGGCTTGAGGCGCCAGACGACGAAAACGCTGAAATTGAAAGAGTGGCAGGGAATCAGCTACTGGATTGGCCATACCGCGAACTGAAGACGCAGTAAACATAAGTGAATGGAGTATAGCCAGCAAGGATAAATGACGTAGCAATCCCATCAAGTGTTGGCCCCGTGAAGAGCCAGGCTTTAGTACAGCCACCACTGACTTCTTTCGCTGGCCACATTAGTCTTCCGCGACCCTGCGCCATGATGCCCTCAATAACTGCATCCACTGAAACATACTGCACTGTGAAGGGAGGCTTAGGAATGCCATCGTTCACGCTCTGCCCTGAGGGAGAGGAGAGGTCGAGGATGAGACGCCATTTGCCTGGTTGATTGTTCTTGGGAATGGCCTTAAAACGGCTGATATGTAGAGAAGGAAAAAGAGCGGCTTAAAAGGGGCCGGCCACCCTGCCAAAGGAAACTTTGGTCTGCAAGTACGAGTCTATCATAAAAGGGTGCTAGAAGGAGGAACGCATGTTCGATGAAGCGGACTTAAAATTCACTATAGACGACTCAAAGCCAATACGAAAACCTTCGTGTATATCGGAAAGCTCATAGGCCACTGCTGCCTGGTCAGTATGATGTTGCAATTCCGTCTGAAATTGAGCCAGCCGCAGTGGAGAGACCTTGGAGGCCGGGGTTAATGACGAACGAACAGAAACTGCAACGCTGGGCAACTAATTGGGACTGTAACAGAACGAGACAACTTGACCGAGGAAAGCAGATCACGCTGCCCCCTCTGGtgacgcaacaaaactatttacaCTATGTACACAAGCCTCGCCGGAAAAAACGCCCATTCAGTACCGTACCCCTCTCCCCCGGGTTGGGTAAACCGGAGTTGGGAAATGGACAGTTGATCTGTGTGTGTTCACCTTCACAGTTACTGCAGCGGTGTCGATATTTGCACCTACCAAAGGGCTCAGGACACTGTCCGTCGTTCCATGAATGGCAAAAAAGAAGCGAACAGGGTGGAGTCACGGGAGGCGGCAGGAAATGGAACTGATGCCGTGGAAGAAGACGAACGAGGTAGCGGGCGTGGAACAAGGGCTGGAGACCTTAAGTGAAAATTGTATAGTTCATCCTAGACCAGTCGCTGAGGCCAGAGGCAGCCGCGTCCGTTCTGAACGCCAGGTCATACTCTAGCCAGCCTGAACCACAGAAATGACGAGCCGTCTGAATGATAAGCAGCTTATACTTGGGCAGATCGGGCCAACGATGAGGGTGAGCTGTGCACAGCACTATCTGAAAAATAGTGAAGGCTTCGGTCGAAGTCAAAAAGTCTTTTATTTCCACTTGCCTGTGTTTTGACGAGGAAACCACTCGCTTACCATCGAGGAACGTTTGCGGCTCCTGCTCTACCACTCGGAGGTTCGCGGACAACAAATCTGCCAGTTCGACAAACTGGCCATCCACAACTTTCGACACCTATTTTGAAGGAATAGGAGCATGCCCCGGACCAACGATAAAAGCCTTCTCAGACGACGAAGACTCAAGGCTTGGAAGACTGCTCGTGACGCCGGGCGATTTCAGAGTGGAAGGAGTAGGAGCCACGAGGCGGGCCGAGCTCCAGACAGGTATGGCCGACACTGGCGTAGGAACAAACGCGGGAAGGGTAAAAGTACTTGAAGCCACCCAAGAAACACCGTCACTCGTACTCGCACTCGAAGCATATgctgaagaaaataaaggtTGTGGAGCTCCTCTAGCAGAAACGCCCAGAACCGAAGAAGAAACGTGGCGTTGCTCTGGATCGATGAAATGATGGCGGAAATGGAATTTCCGATTGCCCGAACCACAGCCCCGGTGAGGGAGTGAGCTAACTGAGGCGACCAAGACCTAGAAGCCAAACTCGTCACAGGACTTTCAGACGTTGCCGTAGATGGAAGGGAGTCCTCGGTAGGAAAGCCCGCCGATAAGCTGAcctgataactttatttatacacggttaaaaacatcagtctaacaaaggaaattaatcgAAAATTGTCAAAAACCGTTTTACATATTTGCCGTATGGGAGCACTGATCAGAAAACCATCTATCGGACTTCTCTTAAAGAGAAGGAATAATAAGGAATTCGATGTGCGTATTTCCTCAGGAAGATAGTTCCATTATAAAAGCGCCACTGTAACTAAAGCTACGCTTTAGGTAATC is a window from the Porites lutea chromosome 10, jaPorLute2.1, whole genome shotgun sequence genome containing:
- the LOC140949614 gene encoding uncharacterized protein yields the protein MAQGRGRLMWPAKEVSGGCTKAWLFTGPTLDGIATSFILAGYTPFTYVYCVFSSRTSPGETVILWAALRFFGFFQAGELTVNSAFQPSIHRTVGELQADSLVNPTCFKAHINCSKTDPFCMGGDIHVGPGEGSVCHIRTFGDCLALRGSFEGPLFTFNDGHPLTRQQFSSMVQSILHTAGYTGSYSGHSFRIGAAATAADRRVADRLIKTLGRWSSDAYQIYIRTPVSSIVHVSRQLVA